The region taaaatttggctttgggtcactaaaacctcTCCCAAAATTTTAATGGTTTAACTTATGTGATTAAACTaaaaaagtaatacattaaaGAACTACTACAGTTATTTCACTCCTCCTAGGCCCTCCTGTAATATTGTCCCCCTCTACTGGCTACTGTTTGTCTTTCGTTGAGATTAAATTTACTGTTCTGGTCCCAAAGCCCAACAGAAGTTGGCATTATTGCAATGATTTCCATTGGCACAATCAAGTCTCCTGATGTGATGCTTACCTGATGCTTCAAGTGGATGATCTTCTCAAGTGACTCGGGAAGTCACATTTCTTGACTACACTCaatatgacaaaagggtactggcaaattcctttaatggaGCCCACAAAGGAAAAGAcagtgtttagcacccctagtggacactggcattATCATGTCCTCCCATTTAGTTTACATGGGGCACCAGCCaccttccaacatctggtggataaagtgctactGCTGTACAATTCCTACAGTGCCGGCTACCAGATGACATGGTCATCTGTTCCTACATGTGGGATAAACATATACAGAATATTCTGGCAGTCTTCTCGCGCTTTGgataaatccaataaaatgattttttggacTAACGGAGGCAAAGTTTTTAGGTTATATGGTGAGGAGAGGGACTGTTCAACCAAAGTGCTCTAAAGTCACTTCTTTATTGCATTTTCTCTAGCTGCAAACCAAAGTGGCAGGTTCAagctttcttagggttagctggaTACTACTGACAGTTTGGGCCTCATTTCTCTGAAAGAGCAATGCCCTTgaataatttaacaaagaaggaGGATCCCAATAAAGTGACATGGGATGAAAATAAAGACACTGCATTTTGTGATCTTAAGCAGGCCCTCACGTTAGCACCCATACTATTTACTCctgagttttcttttttatcctcCAGACGAATGTTTAAGACACAGTACTTGAGCCAAAGCATTGATGGTGCCGAATACCCAATAATATACCAGAGCAGGAAACTATTGAACTGGGACACCAGGTATGTGGTGGAAGCTTTGGCGATTTAGTGGGACATTCAACAGATGAGGTATTACATCCTTGGCCATGAGTTCACTCTTGTGACATACCATGCAACATTATGGTGAATGACCCTCCACAGAGAGTCAAACCTGCATGTCACAAGGATGGTTTCTGGACAGCCAGCCTTACAAATCCTGAATTCAACATCACCAAGATTCCCACCACATGAACATGGATGTTCTCTCTCAGGTATATGTCCTTTCAGTTCAGTTTGCCGACCCGACAGGTCTGAGCTAAGGGGATcccatgtcacacacatgtgcacttgaGAAACAACTTAAAGGCTTGTCTGACTGCAATTCCACTCGAGTCAAGGTTTGGCATTATTATCATATGCTTCTCCTCCTTTCTTTCCTACTGAACATAATACTGGCAGTCCAAATGGCGCCACTTCCAGGTCACAGTTTCTTCCAGTCTGGCTTGTTCTTAAGGGCTGCCACCGCCATTTTGAGTTAGTAGAGATTACACTACCATCTGAGAAAGACCTTGTTGATATTTTTAACTGTCTTCGTTTTTTTATATCAATTACACAAAATTCGTGTTCAAGATTTGCATTTTGTCTCCTATTTTACTATATATGTACAAAGAtaaggacaaaagaaaaaaatcccaaaaaagcaaaacagtaaTCACAGAGCCTTGAAGCTTTCACATATGCTGAATGGCGTAATGCTAAAGCCCATATTAATCTTGCagtgtttctgttttcttctccCACCTCCATATCACTAGACTACTACATAAAAAGGCatctggtaaaaaataaaaagaagaggtaGAAGATTGGTGGGGTACAAAGTACCCCCTGAAAAGAAAAGGGGTTATAGTCAGGGACCACAACAATACCTCTGTATCAGACAAGCAAACTAACCCATATGAGAATCAAGTAATTgcataatattaattatttttgtaattaaaatttatAACAATTTCacactctatatataaaaataatattgtaagaAGCACTGATATTAGGAAAAATAGGGgggaaaaatcaaaatgaataaatagatttCAGAATGATTctgttttcaataaagtcagtCATTTAAGTGAATACATTTACCTTCTCATGTGGTCCTTGATCTGTCTTTTGCAAAGTCattgtgctgtttgtactggcaaCACCATTGTTAAGAGAAACAGTTTTCAAACTGAGACTGCCTGATTTACTTTTGCAGCTTCTTAGGTGAACAAGAAGCCTGTCTGGTGCAAAGGTTCGGCTGCAGTTAGGACATGGACTCAGCTGCGATTTGAAGCTCTCCAATGCAGCCGCATTCTGTTTTTCAACTGAAGTGCCTCCATTCTGGGCCACAGAAAGCTTCTGAGGCATTGGCCTTCGCAATTTCTTGGGCAATTTGTCATTTTCAGTCTGCCATTTCTCAAGACACTTGGGTTCATGAATTGGTAGAGATGCAGCCCCAAActctctgccacagatataacaaattaaaaatctggGTTTCTGGACAGGCTGTGAGTGGTTTTTACCAACAGATTCACGTGATTGCATAGATGTACTGCCGTTTTGGGCTGCCATTGGAGACCCTGAGCTCGAGCTTTTGAAACCAGCTTTGTTTTTACAACTTCTTTGGTGGACAGGAAGACGATCAGGAAGAAATGTACGGCCACAGTTTTCACAAGGGATCAACTGAGCCTGAGAACTTTGCCATGCTGCCTCATTCAGTGCTTTAATATTACATGATTCAGATTGTGCTTCAGGTTTATGTGGGGCTTTCCTCCTGAGGTTCGgtggtaatttttcattttccgTTTGCCATTTCTCCAAGCATTTTGGCTCATGAATATCAATTGACTTAGATCCAAATTCCCGTCCACATATATAACAGACCCTAAAACCAGGCCTTTTGGGTGGTATTATGGGCCTTTTTTCGTCATTTCCAGCCATGctcaatttgtttgtccttctggtcAACAGTACAGTAGCAGGCCTAGTCAGATGctctttttgaaaaatatgattTTCTGTAAATGCATCTTTAATTAAAGGAGAAGTCATTAATTTAACTGACTTATTTGCTTTGTTTACTTTAAACACATGAGGCAGACAAAAACATACTGTTTTTACTATTGATTGACACTGAGGACTTGGAAGCCCCTATCACTGCTACATTTCATTTTGAAACGCTTTTACAGCCACTTCCTCATCTATTGTTTTCCGCCTTCAGCTTATCAGCAATATGGCCTGAAGAAGAAACAGGGGATGTGGGAGACATTCCAGAACCGTGAGCCTGAAAAGCAAGGCagaaacataaatagaaaaacaacaaaaaacaacaacagagcacacacagtggattcagaaagtattcagaccccttcactttttctcattttgcttACATTGCAGCTGtgttctaaaatcatttaaattcatttttccctcatcaagaagCACTTATTTCTCCAGAAAgacaaatcaaaaattaaattttacaaattttggcaaatttattgaaaataaaaaatggaaacatcCTATTGACACAGATATTCAGACTTTTTACTTAGCATTTTGTTGAAGCACCTCAGACAATGATTGCTGCCTGGAGTCTTCTGGGGTATGATGCAATAAGCTTTGGACACCTTGATTTGTATATTTTCTAccatttttctctgcagatcctcttaagctctGCCACGTTGGATGGAAATCAGTGGACAGCTACTGTATTTCTATTGGATTCAGctcagggctctggctggacaactgatggacattcccagagttgtcactaagtcactcctgtgttgtcactgctttgtgcttagggtcagtGTCTTGTTGGAGAGTGAACCCTTAAATCTAGAGCAcactggagcaagttttcattaTAGACATCTCTGTACTTTGTTCCATTCAGCCTTTCCTCAACTCtttctagtctcccagttcctataCTACAGTATATCACCTTCATGCTACACTACAGGAATGGtatttcctccagacatgaagCTAGTCTCGGGTTCATCAGATGAGAGAATCTGGAGAATctccattgggttcttggtcatctctcttCCCAAATTCCTTCTCTCAAGATTACTCAGTTTCTCCAGgtggccagctgtaggaagaatcatattttttcaaatatcttccatttaagaattatagaGGTAGCGATGCTCTTGGAAACCTTCAACGGTGCAGGAAAGTTTTTGTAGCCttgcccagatttgtgcctcgacacCATCCTAACTCTAAGTTCTGTAGGCAATTCCTTttacctcatggcttggtttttgctctgatacacattttcaaatgtgggaccttatatagacaggtgtgtgcctttcctactcATGTGCAATCACTTGAATTGATCACAGATGTAATccagatttcttcttcttctgttctacttcttcttcttctcttccaaTTTCTGTGTAGGGTTGATgtacttgatcaaccttctccaaacagtttGGTCCTACACCCCAACCAGTCAAACCCTCTTCCttaagatcttcttttactttatccatgcaCCTCCGCTTTTACCTCTCTTGCTTTCTCTTACCCTGTagttccattcccatcactcttttgcccacatattcattgtctctcctcatcagatgtccataccacttcaagcTACTTTCCTGAACTTTCATAGATATCTCCCCCACTTTagctgtacctctgattgtctcatttcttattcttccCTTTTTTGTACctctacacatccatctcagcattctcatttctgctacaTCTAACTTTTTCTCCTGTGCTCCATTTATTGCCCATTTCTCAGATCCACACATCTTTGCTACTCTTACCACTGTCTGTGCACACTTACACCAGTGTTGAGCTTCCAGTTAACGCAGTACATTTATTTTTGGGATTTACAAAGAAATAGACTATATGGAAAAAAGACATGTTGGAAAGAAcctacactatatggccaaaagtatgtggacacccctcaAAATTATTGAGCTTGGGAGTTTTAGCTATACAAATTGTTAAGAAGTGCATTAAATCAAACACATAGctatgcaatctccattgacaaacattggtcATAGACTGGGCTTTACTATACAGGACTGCAAAGTACCTACTTTAAAGTCTGGTGGAAGAGGCATAACGGTCTGTTTTTAAGGGTTTGAGCTAGGCCCTAGATTCCACtaaagggtactgttaatgctatagcaaacaaagacattttagacaattgtgcacttccaaATTTGGCATAAAAGTTGGAGAAGGGCTTTTTCTGTGCCAGCTTGACTGTTCCCCTGTGCACAAAGTAAGGTCCATAGAAGCATGGATTGATGCATTGTTGGGTAATTCAAGTGACCTGCACAGAGTCCTTACCTCAGTCCTACTGAACACCTTTTCAATGTATTGAAGCATCGACTGTGAGCCATGCGTTCTGTTacaacatcagtacctgatctcacaaatgctgttttggctgaatgggcacaaatccCAACAGATCCActtcaaaatcttgtggaaattgTCCCCATAAGAGTAGAGGCTTTTAATAAAGCCGAAGGGGAGATAACTTCATATTAATGTTCATTGTTTAGGAATAGGATGTTCAGTAAGCTTTTAtgggtgtgatggtcaggtgtccacaaacttttgtccatatagtgtatctGAGCAGAACTGCAAAAACTCAAGAAAAGTCTCAAGAAACTACTACTCACCATGCTACCAACTTAAAAACATAAGACAACTTTTGACAAGAATGGGCCATTAAAATTCCTCATTAATCcctctttattttaaattttcaagtCAAGATCCACAAATTGCTACTATGGCACTCCGTAGTAACATATTCTACATATTTGTTGTTCTCTGAGTGTGAATAATATTTACTTAAGCTGGTGTAAAATTACCCTAAAACAATCTCCATATGATGCTTCTCCTTATTCTTTGCAAATACCTAATTTTACAAGAAACAGGATGCATCCATCCTAATAAtttcctttgtaattttaaacacttctcttctgtcacctcttaatctccatttcaTTACACTGAAAGCTTGAATCTTTTACAGTTTTTCCAAATAACTAAAATTATGCAACTCGGGACTCATTCTGTACCTGACCAGGTGCTACTATATCATTTttgtaatctttatatataatacgctaccatggctgttcgtttgtctgttcaggattttaaatcacctgtagctcacaaactgtttgacctattgacctgaaacgtggtacacatatactatgtgacatctactatccgctttcagggtgatgagtgacctccaaggttattcctctttttattttattgtagaatcaactcttcaCAGCCACTGTTCTCATTTTTACCACCCTCGCCATCACTTCCCTacgtcttcatatcttaaatcactcttgaggcagattgaagatttaagtgccagcttaagtgaaaaattaaagaaaacatactaagtatttgcaacacaaacactgacttaatcagttttagcaagaaaagatgccgacgaaagaagagaacaagcgggccgctagggtgaagaaaagaagagctgctcaggaagcagcaagcgcatcaacctctgagtaaactaatgctaaacatacagagaaaagaatatgaaaactatgaatgctcaagttaagtgtatgcgccgttactggtgtggAGATATTTCCCCAGGGGAAAAATAAATTTCTCTCTATTGATATATAAGTGCATTGCATAACTTGAATAACAATACTTGACTTGCATTCAAGACAGTGTGCTATCCAATTTTATCTACATTTTCTCTCCTAGTTGTACTTAATGTGTGCTCATCCTTTAATCGTGACAAACTTGTTGtgattctctttctctctttccaaagTGTCAAGGCAATGCCCATAAAGTAAAAActccttttttaaaaacctgtactAATCAATTAGGTACTGTTTTCACTGACATTTTAAATATCTCACTAACAGAGTCTGTGGTCCCTATCAATTACTTCAGGAATAGTATCAATGACTACAAACCAATAACATTCCCTTCCATTGTAGTGAATTTCTTTATGGCAGTGGTGTATGGATACATTAAATGGAACATTCCAGATAGTTTAGACCACTTTCATTCTATGTCAACCTTTTTATGGACGAGAGCAACTCATTTCTAATAAGCAAGCACTGAAACCAAAGAAGCAATGACTCGATCTGGCCAATTTGCACTAGCACAACTGGAGTTGGATCTCGAGGGAATAGATGCAGGCCTTGGTTACCTCAATGGCATATTAGCAGCATGGCAATATCACAAGCTGAAAGCACAATTGATAGCCCTGCTTCATTGCCGCCCTCTTCTGCAACAAATGTAATCTTGTATTACTTTGTTAGTTCCAAACCCATGATTTCAGTGCTGAAATTATAGTAAAAAGCATCTTGTAATGTCAGTAAACAGGGAGTATGCATGTGAAGAATGCAATATGGCATTAGTATCCAGTTAGATTAAAAGAGAGGACTGAAGATCAATCTTTAACGAAAATGATGAAGTGGAGAATCATGAAAACTGATCTGAATAAGTATAGTATAACCAACCGTACTGTAACAGTTTAGCTGCAATACCACAGATCAACTTAGATAAATGTTTCCCTGATCAGGAGTTCTTAGTGGGGATCGGGGGGGACACAGGCCAACACAGAAATATGGGGCTGGGCAAGAGCCAACCTTATATTGCACATGTAGATCTATCCCACTGCAGCTTATGAAGCTGTGCTGTCCTCAGTGTGGAGAAGGGCTCTCTGTATTGTTTCTTGCCCAAAACCCAAAGGTCCATCCCAGGTTCATAGCTGGCAAGAAGTGCTTAGCTGTGATACTACAAAGTGAATCCCTGAACTGAAATATCTAAAATATACAAGACTTGGACATTCTTCTCATGGCAAAATAAGAAGGCATTTTTGTGACTAATGATATCATATTTCAGTTAGTACTTTTTtaaatactatccatccattatccaacccactatatcctaactacagggtcacgggggtccgctggagccaatcccagccaacacagggtgcaaggcaggaaacaaacgccgggcagggcaccagcccaccacagggcacacacacacaccaagcacacactagggacaatttagaatcgtcaatgcacctaacctgcatgtccttggactgtgggaggaaaccggagtacctggaggaaacccatgcagacactgggagaacattcaaactccacgcagggaggacccgagaagcaaacccgggtctcctaactgcgaggtagcagcgctacccactgtgccacccttttaAATACTATACTAATGTTAAAAATTAAGCCTGGCCAATTATCTGAAATAGTATTATTGTATAGCTTTTTTCTCTGCTTTTCACTTCTGGTTAAAACCAATTATTGTCAGGCTGCTAAGCAAAGACACCTTTTCAGTTAGCACAACAGACATAACACTATACTAAACTAATATTATAGATAAACATTCATGTTATATTGTTCCTTTTCTTTATGTTGAGACTGCTTCAATCATCACCATACACttgattaatattaaattaatgtaataaataaacattatacagTCTGCGGTCCTGGCCTAGGTAAgagggttaggaagatggatgaacatccatccatccatccatccattttccaacccgctgaatccgaacacagggtcacgggggtctgctggagccaatcctagccaacacagggcacaaggcaggaaccaatcctgggcagggtgccaacccaccgcaggacacacacaaacacacccacacaccaagcacacactagggacaatttagaatcgccaatccacctaacctgcatgtctttggactgtgggaggaaactggagtgcccggaggaaacccacacagacatggggagaacatgcaaactccacacagggaagacccgggaagcgaacccaggtccccaggtctcccaactgcgaggcagcagcgctacccactgtgccaccgtgccgcccatggatGAACATATAACTCCTTTTTGAATTTCACATTTATGCTAATACTCCCATTCTAGAACAACccactttttaaaactttttacccCCATTCTACAACAGGCTCTTTAAATGGTGGCAAAATATACCATCTTGATTAGCAACCTAGACTTTAATTTGTGCAAAGTATCTTATTCATCAGTAACTTTACAAttgaattctgtttatttatgtaGGCTCTGGTTGAAATTATTGAcaatgttattattatcattaaaactATAGAATAGCTTCTTTTTTGTAAATGTGAGAAATTGTACAATATTaatgctgtatactgtattttagtaATATTAGAGGTAATAATGGGGTTTATATCAATGTTACTAAGATAATTTTCTATGCCAATACCTAATTGTCACTATATATTTGAACTACAACCAGGAGCTTTTATGGATTTAATAATATAGAACTGTTagcatattataattttttacCTGTTCCATTTTTCACATTCCAGATTGTTAAATTTACATTCCgctttgttcatttgattctccATCCCATTAAACTTTAGACTCTGCACGCTATGTTCAACTGCCGAAATGCATAATTGCCTCTGTCAGCCAAGAAATATAACATTCATTTTGGAGTCATATTGTATATTATTCTTTTGTAACATTCCGGGAGAATGTCACACCCAgctaaagatatacagtaaatgacagATGTTGCTACTAATGAACTTGGTGATGATGAATGACTGTCAGCTTGACTAGACTCGGGTGTAGCAAGTGTTGTTCAGGTCTGTTCTGCTACTGTAGCATAAGACTAGTCAAATGTACTGGAAGGTCTGCGTCAACGTCTTTAACATCCACCTCTGTCTTGTGATTGGCCTGATTGTGCCACTTCTCTTCTAGACTTAGGTTGTCATTGAGCTTTTTATTGTAGGAAACCCTAAAGAGAAGCACTGGCAAtttgaataataaagaaaaagaagatatttAACATTGTTTGGGAAAAATTGTCTCATATGTCCATGCCTGATATTAGGACAAGGTAAGGGGGTATCCAGTTTAAATAAGATGTAGTACCCTACATATTTCTAAATTGCAATTTATACAATGTAACAAAATGCttagaatcaaaataaaatgtaaaaagactGAAAACTCCTCACTGTACAATTTTATCTAATAGTTTTCTTCTAGTATATACCAGTTTAAacttatttaaattaaactttcACATATCTGTTCAATTTTGAATCAGGAATCCGCCTTGAATACGTCGAGAATGATATTCGAACATAGCACAAACTGATATATTTTATCATAAGGCCGCATTCACTAGCCAAACATCTTTTAACACATACAGTTACTTTTGAGGATTTAAAACTGTCTAAAAGGAAATACATTTTGTAgacaatttttaaatcaaaaatctCATAATGATCCAATCAGTGGATAAAAATTCTAAAGCTGCAGCAGTAGTCCTTCTTCTTAACCATTTCCATGCTGCCTGTACCCTAAGTAAAGCTTAATCTCTTAAACTAAGTGCATATGCCTTTttatgaatgtactgtatgcagCTACCCCAGACGCTGCAATGAGTGAGAGCTTAAGCCATGCATGTGACACACTGTCTACTAATGCTTCCAATTCGTCATTCAGCATCAGCACACTTAAGGAACAAATTATAAGACTTTTTTAAACACAGGGATATTTGTTATACTTTTCAGCTTTGTACAGTGCTGCTTAAGCTAAATCAAACTCCTTATTTCAACCACCtattttaaaatgacaggaaCATCTTTGTGCTTTTGACCCTTGCTGCCTGAATTTAAAAAGCCTTCCAAGAAAGACAGCTGACTTAACAACAGACTTTATCTTTACAGGTGATTCCCATTTGAacctttttctgacatttttcccttttcaTCTCCACTGCCTTTGTCTCTACTCTTCCTCAGCCTCTTCtcacttttcctttcttttgtgttCACTTCTATTACAAACACACATCTGATTATTAACAGCCaaaattttgtgtttctttgttttcctgtttaaaaAATTAGACTTCCCCTATTCCTTTCAATAAAATaccagatttctttttctactgaaataaacaaatgtactgtaaatcatGTTGAATATGTTTAGATAACAGAGAGACACTGGATGTTTCAGTCTGCTCTCTCTACTGTTTCACAAAGTATTTATAATGGCTTGTACAACATAATACCAGCTCATTGATGGTTATTTACACTGTGGCTAATACTAAAGACTGGCAGCTTTCCACAAAAGGAGTAAGGatttttattgctttatataCCAAAGCGTTATTTCATTACAAAGAAGTAAAACCAGAAGTCTGATAAGGATTTTGACTAACATTAATTAGTTATTCCATGACTGAAATACattggttacaatgaaaacctatAAAAGGGTTACGTACCCATAGAGCCATACACTTGCAAACATTGGACTTAATAGTCTTACTTAATTTCTTCATTAGTAATGCTGAAAATGGCATaagattataataaaaatactttgATTGGTTTTGCATGTTGTAACCTGAACAGCCTGTCTTCATTTATACTTTGGGCTTCATAAAGTATTTCAGTCTTACCTGGTAAAATATatagttgttttgtcttggtagagtaatatatattgctgtactttcccctattgcattattaatatgtaggcttagaatgcctaatctcacagacttaccactgtttataaggtattattgtatataacttatccccaccttcccttctatatctataacctcaggcaatcagatgtagtaaaaagacaagcagaagttaggttacacataaaataatgtattactgataatattcataaataataacaatatgtaaagtacatttgaatattggcaaccatacaacctgattaaatggtgatatttagttcaggcggcacacagacttgtagttacttaaatgtctctagttaaggcatcattggtgctcagctttctgccacatgtctgttcaaaatggctgctaaactgtgctcttcattgtgttgtcttcatcatcacaggttagcaagagatgc is a window of Erpetoichthys calabaricus chromosome 7, fErpCal1.3, whole genome shotgun sequence DNA encoding:
- the LOC114655119 gene encoding zinc finger protein 474-like isoform X1, yielding MTSPLIKDAFTENHIFQKEHLTRPATVLLTRRTNKLSMAGNDEKRPIIPPKRPGFRVCYICGREFGSKSIDIHEPKCLEKWQTENEKLPPNLRRKAPHKPEAQSESCNIKALNEAAWQSSQAQLIPCENCGRTFLPDRLPVHQRSCKNKAGFKSSSSGSPMAAQNGSTSMQSRESVGKNHSQPVQKPRFLICYICGREFGAASLPIHEPKCLEKWQTENDKLPKKLRRPMPQKLSVAQNGGTSVEKQNAAALESFKSQLSPCPNCSRTFAPDRLLVHLRSCKSKSGSLSLKTVSLNNGVASTNSTMTLQKTDQGPHEKTTSVTRPRTVICYICGREFGTKSIDIHEPQCLKKWHIENNKLPKNMQRTEPKKPEVRAIAATGSYDIAAMNEAAWQSSQAQLVPCDICGRTFLPDRLIVHQRACKLKSK
- the LOC114655119 gene encoding zinc finger protein 474-like isoform X2, with the protein product MTSPLIKDAFTENHIFQKEHLTRPATVLLTRRTNKLSMAGNDEKRPIIPPKRPGFRVCYICGREFGSKSIDIHEPKCLEKWQTENEKLPPNLRRKAPHKPEAQSESCNIKALNEAAWQSSQAQLIPCENCGRTFLPDRLPVHQRSCKNKAGFKSSSSGSPMAAQNGSTSMQSRESVGKNHSQPVQKPRFLICYICGREFGAASLPIHEPKCLEKWQTENDKLPKKLRRPMPQKLSVAQNGGTSVEKQNAAALESFKSQLSPCPNCSRTFAPDRLLVHLRSCKSKSGSLSLKTVSLNNGVASTNSTMTLQKTDQGPHEKTTSVTRPRTVICYICGREFGTKSIDIHEPQCLKKWHIENNKLPKNMQRTEPKKPEVRAIAGSYDIAAMNEAAWQSSQAQLVPCDICGRTFLPDRLIVHQRACKLKSK